The Bradysia coprophila strain Holo2 unplaced genomic scaffold, BU_Bcop_v1 contig_176, whole genome shotgun sequence DNA window GTAATACACTTGTTCTTGCTGATTGGTGGCCAAAACAATTCTATACTTGTAGTAACTGCTGTAGCTATTGTCATTACACcgattttaaacatttaaagatatttatttaaaaaaaaaaaacaaaactaaacaaaacaaaaaatatggcAGAAATCAGCTTGTGATATGTCAGAACAAATATAGTACGGACATTCAAAACAAGAAACCTCTGGCGCTGATACGCAAccattcattttcgtatgcaGTGTCACTACCGTGCACACTACGGAACGTTACACTCGCGTAATTAATTACGTTGTCACAAAACCTAAACAAACAATTAATCAGATCGGAATTGCACGAATAATAAACTACAAATTGACTGAACTCGACAATCCACTGATGTTACACAAATTCCCGAGTCAGATGTAAACAATTTGCAGCTGAATTCACAAaagtaaacgaaaaatatcgaatatcGTCAGAACAACATTACCAACTGAGTAGTCAAAAGCCACTGGGTTCGCAATCCGATAAAATGACATAACCTTACACTTGGAAACATTAATAGTTCTAAGATTGCTAAGGCACCAATTCGCAAAAGCATCAATGTCACTCTGAAGGTCAACAGCGTCGGATAGACCATTGACGACGTGGTAAACCTTAAGATCGTCGGCAAACAGTCAACAGTCAgctcttttaaaaattttctcgatCGGACACAAAATATGTCCATAGGAAATAAACGATTTCCGATGGGGGCATACATGTAATGTTAGTTTTCCGGAGGGGACTTGCATTAAAATgcttctagggaccaatacctatctgggcacatataaaaaagtccgctggaaaatgcgtccgatttcggcaggtcgtttttcaaaagaatccctctaaacAGATTTAACTTTACGCCATAATATTAAAGAATGAAAATTGGACACATGTATGAGAGGATTAATGAGATAGTACATACGATAAATGACTATGACAATGTAATTTGGGATAACATTTGTAAACTgagtattttttgttgattccaGGCGATTGCCATTGATAATGACTACGAACCGTAGTCGAAATATTTGGTAATAAATACTAATAACTGACTGACTCACTAACTTCATTATGGTCCACGAAAGTATTTGCAGAATTTGTCATGTTTCTAGCAGCTCTCGTCTCATatgtaattaaaaatactatttgcaCCAACAACACActttggcattttttttggatgttCGATTATTGattatacagaaaatgttgattagatattttgccataaagtgtaaaaataaaaccagCAATACTGTTCTTATCTCTGACTGATAATGAGAAGTCTCTTGAATTTCCAGTGGCTTCAGTCTTATAACAATTCAGTTCGAACTTGTTATTTCCGTTGTTTGCACCTTAGACGATACTTTAATGGATAAGTGGAAGGGTAAAGTAGCTGTCGTTACTGGAGCATCATCAGGTATTGGTGCGGCGGTTGTTAAAGACCTCGCAAATATGGGTGTGAATGTGATAGGATTGGCTAGAAGACATGAAATGGTTGaagaaatttctgaaaatttgaaaaatgccGATGGAAAGGTATACGCAAGACAGTGTGATATTTCCGATATGAATTCATTAAAGGAAACTTTCAACTGGATTGGCGAACAATTCTCCGAGATTCACATTTTAATCAATAATGCCGGTGTGTCAACGTATGAAAATATTCTTGATCCAAGTGATGAAATGACTAGGCGAATTAACAATGTTATTGACACCAATTTTACTGGTTTGGTTCATTGTACACGTGAAGCGTTCAAGTATATGAAAGATTACGGCATTATTGTCAATGTCGCTTCAATATTGGATTCAATCGTACCATTTCCTAATCCATCAAGCATTTATCCAGCAGCTAAGCATGCCGTTCGTGCATTTTCGGAAATTATCAGACAAGAATTGGTTTTAAATGGCAATGATAAGATAAGAGTTTCGAATTTGAGCCCTGGCttaataaaaacgaacattgGACGTGCTGGAGGTCATAAAAATCCAGATGGACGTTACGAATTGATGCCTTATTTGCAACCAGAAGAAGTATCTAATGCTGTCTTGTACTTATTGAGCACGCCCTACAACGTTAATATTTctcaaattacaataaaaccGGTTGGTGAGAGATTCTgatagaaaatttgtgaatattgaatggatttaaataaatgattaaatATCACAGCAAATGCAAAAATGCAACAATGTAAATATCACTTCTCTATTACAACTCTCTTGGGGTACATGCATGAAATCTAAGGAAGGGACGGTTTAACACTTCCAGCGTCCTGTGCTGTTGACACAAAATAGGAAGTGAACGATCGCGAGCGAAGCAAGTGAAATTTTGTACTTTCAAAACATTCTATTGGTCACTAAGCCGCAGACCGTGTgttataatacacatcgtgagcccaATCAGGTACTTCGCACCGAGATTcgtacaacgttttatgcaacagagcgATCTGAGGttcgcagttttcgaacattatgatctCGAGCTGCGTTAACATAATTATCCAACGAATGACTATGGTCGTCTTTAACAGCAAAATGTGCTCCGTGTGAAAGCCtcgagagagcgagctgtcaagaAAACAACGGcgtatttttttattacgtTGAAATCAAGCCTTACAACCCTAGCGGTGAACAacaatttggttttgttgcttttttggtgcgaaaaattgatttttttaaacaacgtGATTACtctaaaagtaaattaaaataattttcgacctAACTCCATATGATTATTGGCTTAGATTATCAGAGATGAAAGATATTCTTGGACATTTTTAATATCCAGTTATTTCGTGACTGGCAAAAGCGTGTTTTTGTTTGAGCCACGCAAATTGTAATAATCACTgtgaatttcacttttactttTGTTCTGATCTAagaaactttgattttttcaattgaatttattattgttaAGTAGCCCtagattttctttcgtttaggGTATAAATAAGATTGTTTTCTTGAAGGGTCtttcataataaaatatcACTCGACTGAGCAACATCTCTAGAGTATTATTTAGTCTTCTTgattcaacaaaatcaaaagacACGATTGGGAAGTAGGAGTACTTGGCTCAGCATAGTCATTACTCATAGTAGAAAATCGTAACCTGAAGGAGAGGCCACCAGTAAGAAATTGTACGGTTTCAACTTAAATCTACAGTTATAACATTTGGCGCCCCCGGGTGGACGAATCGATTTTGGGTgacgagaaaaatttaacaaacgGCCTGGGTGGTGTTAACGTTTAATAAAACAACCTGGGTGACTAGTAACGTTTGGTTTGTGTGAACTTCTGGGGACAGTGTAATCGTGTGTTGGTAGTTTTTTTGAGCAATTAAATTAAGCTGGGGAATCACCCGGAGTCGGCTTTACCGAAAGTGCGGATTGGGTGGTggcagcaaatttaatttaatttgtgagATTAAACATATCAAACAGTAAGTGTGGAATGAGTAAGACTCGAATATCACGCTGTACGGAAATCAACACTCAGGTGCTTCACAACTTAAAGAGAAAGGTGGAAGCATTACGAACGAAGCCAGTGGTAGTCCAAAAGAAAACGAAGGGTCCGTGTGGTAAGGTGGAAAAAACTCGTAAACAAAGCGAGACCATAAGCCGCACACCTAAGCAATTGGTGCCATTGAAAGCAGAAGCCAGTTACGCTGCAATTCCGAAACGTGAAGAATCGAAATTGGTTGAATTCGCTATAAGGAAAGGTGCCGAAGAATTTCGAAATACATCGACACAAATTAAGGAACGAAAATCACTATGGAGCAAGTAACGAAGGCTAGAAGAGTATCAAGATCAAATATCACAAAAACTTgtaacaaaattgaaactgaaTTAAAGAAAGATGAACCAaaccgatttcaaattttggcTTTACGAGAAGACTTAATCAGATTTGTAGATACAATTGCAGCTCAagatcaaaaaatattagacAGCCTGTTTAACAGTAATGCGACCGAAGAGGAACAAGACAGAGAAGCAGAGGAGTGTGAAGCTTACCGCAGTCGTGTTACTTTCATTTTAGTCATGGTTGGAGAATACACAAAGGCAATGACCGATGATCATTCAGAACATCGTTCAGTATATACCACCGTTCGTGAAAGTGCAGAAAAACCAAAACGAACGTACAAACtaccaaaaattgaaataaagaagTTCAACGGTGAAATATTGGAGTGGCTGAGTTTTTGGtctcaatttgaaaaaatccatCAAGACAAAGATCTACACGATTCAGACAAATTCCAATACTTAGCACAGGCGATGGTTGAAGGTTCACGAGCAAAAGAATTAGTCGACAGCTATCCTCAGACGTCTGACAATTATCCAAAGGTAATAGCAGCTTTAACAGACCGTTTTGGAAAACCAAAAATCCTTAAACAGGTGTATGTACGAGAACTCATTAAGATGATTGCCAACAACATCCGTAACAAGGATAGAGTGGGATTGTCAAAATTATTCGACAGTTTAGAGTCACATCTTCGAGCATTGGAATCGTTAGGAGTTACTGGTGAACAAACTTCAGAATTCTTATTTCCTATGGTCGAATCGATATTACCAGAAGACATTCTCATTGCATGGCAAAGAAGTCCAAATTTCGGCAGAAGTACTTTGGATCCACCAAAATCAGAATTGGATTTCCTGATGCAATTTCTCCAACAAGAAGTCGAAAGCGAAGAGCAAAGAAGTCTTGCCCGAACAGGATTTTCACCAATATACCAAAAACAAGAAGATAACCGATCGGTCAAGAAAGTTCAATCCAAAGTGGCAACGGCagcaaatttgtttattggtGAAAATGCAGTGAAGTGCATTTTCTGTGATAAACCCCATCTCTCGCAGGAATGTATGAAGGCAATGGCAATGTCGTTAAAGGAAAAGAAAGAGCTTCTTGGACAGAAGAAGGCTTGTTACAAATGCCTGAAGATTCATCGCGGTTTTGGTTGTAAGACGTTTGTTAAGTGTTCAGGCTGTTTCAAACCACATTTTCACTTGCTGTGTCCTGATTCACCAAAAAACAGGAGTAACGAACAAACTCCGTCAACATCGAACAACTGCAATGCTGTTGTGGAAAGTTCAAAATTCTCCAAGGACAAACAAGTTCTGCTCAAAACAATTATGGTAAGGATAAAATCAAAGAATGGTTACCTCAAGCTTCGGTTATTATTCGATGATGGTAGTCAGCAGAGCTACATCAAGACTTCAATTGCCATCATTGCAAATTGTGCGGAGAAAGGAAGTTATTTCGAAAGAAATACTTTGTTTGGTGGTATCAAAACTGGCATTGAAGAAAGAAGGATTTACCAAGTAAAAATGGAATCACTAAGCGGTAATGTCAAGCATACAATGGAAATTCCAGACAAACAGAAAATAACTGGGGAAATACCAAAATTACCTCCTGGTCCATGGATGGATGAATTGAAGTTAAAAGGCATTTTCATCAACGATATGGAATCATCTGGAGAAGATATCGACGTGTTAATTGGAGCAGATTTAGCTACACATTTGATTCTTGATGAAAGCATAACTCTTCAATGTGGCTTAAGAGCCGTCAAAACGGTATTTGGCTGGACTATAATGGGACCAATACAAGCACAAACAAGTTTGGTCATCTCACATTCGCTTACTTTAGTTTCGAATCAGATTAATGAAATGAGTATCCAAGGCTTATGGGATTTGGAGCTTATGGGGATTCGCGATCCGGCTATGTTAAAAACTCAAGAAGAAAAGAATGCAGAAGTCCAAATGTTTTTCAACGAAACTTTACATCGTAATAAGGACGGCAGATATATAATCGCTCTTCCTTGGGTAGATGGCCATCAACAGATTCCTAACAATTTCGAAATAGCACGAAAACGACTGATCAATAGCACAAGAAAACTGAACAAAGACAGCAAGTTCGAGGACTACGATAAAATCTTTAAGCAATGGCAAGATGAAGGAATCATTGAAGAAGTAAAAATTTCAGGAGAGCTCGCGTCAGCAGTTGGACATTTCATACCACATCATGCCGTTTTCAAACCAGAAAGCAAGACAACTCCGGTTCGTCCAGTATTTGACGCATCATGCAAAACAAATCGATTCCCATCATTAAACGAATGTCTCATGAAAGGCCCAAACTTGATCGAAATGATTCCTAAGGCAGTGTTCAATTTTCGACAAGGGAAAATTGGAGTAATCTCGGATATAAGGAAGGCATTTTTAATGATTGAAATACAAGAAACTGATCAGAAGTATTTGATGTTCTTGTGGTGGGAGGATGAGTCATGCACCAATTTAAAGGCATTTGTACATAAACGAGTGGTTTTTGGAATCAACTGCAGTCCATTTATTTTGGCTGCCGTTTTAAATCATCATCTGGACAACGTGAACACAACGGATAAGCAAATGGCTCAGAAACTGAAAAAATCGCTTTACGTTGACAACAGTGTAACGTCTGTAAACTCATGGAAAGAATACGAAAAGTTCAAGGCTGATTGCACTCGGATTTTGGCTGATGCGAAAATGGAATTACGCCAGTGGGAACACACTGAAATCGATAATGGTGATACCGAACTATGCTCGTCAGTACTTGGTTTAAAGTGGAACAGAAAAGAAGATACTTTGTCATGCTCTTCATTACCATCAATCCCAGACAAATTAACGAAACGAACACTTCTTGCAGCAATTAACAAAGTCTTCGATCCATTGGGTTTTCTATCACCTGCAATGGTATCACCTAAATTGGTTTTACAATCAACTTGGGATAAAGGAATCGATTGGGACGAAGAACTTCCGAAGGAAATGTTCATACAATATCAAAAGTGGTGCAAGGAACTCAATTATCttcaagaaataaaaattccgcGACACATGTATGGGGCACAGTACTGTAAGCAGACGTCAGAGGTTCAACTACACATTTTTAACGATGCTAGTCAACTAGCCTACGCAACTGCAATTTTCGTTAGAATTCAGACAAATGACGAAGTCAACGTACAATTGGTTCAGGCTAAGGCAAGGATAACTCCCATTCAAAAGATGACAATGACGAGACTAGAGTTAATGGGATGTTTGATTGGCGTTCGTCTGGCAAAACCAATCTTAGAATCATTTGAAACGACAGTAACACGATTTTATTGGTCAGATTCAACCACAGCATTAGCTTGGATAAAACGTAATGATGAATGGGGAACTTTTGTTGGAAACAGAGTCAAAGAAATCATCAATGAAACTGAAGTATGCAATTGGTTTCATGTACCTGGTAAAGACAATCCTGCGGATCTACCATCTCGAGGTTGTTCGCCGAAAGAATTGTTAAAATCCCGATGGTGGGAGGGACCAGATTGGTTGCGTCTTCATCAACAGCAATGGCCGAATGTCGAGTTCACAGTAGACGAAGAAAAGGTAAATGCAGAGAAGAAAAAGAGTTCTGTTAAAAATCCCGTTTCAAGCATGAGTATTCAGATCACTGGCGATCCGTGGTATGCAAAACGACAATCGTATATTCAAAATTTACGAATATTGGCTTGGATCCAGcgtttcaaagaaaattgtctggctaagaagaaaaataaaccaCGTCGATCTGGTActttatcaatgaaagaagtgtTCAACAGCGAATTGTTAATGATTGGTCTGATTCAACGAGAGACTTTTCCTAAGGATTCAAACTTCATTGATGGGCTGCGTGTTGATAAGAATAAGGAGAACAACTTATACTTCGTTTTGACGAAGATAATGAACCGACAAGATACTGGACGTTTCAAACAACCATTGTTGTTGCCACACTCACATCCAGTAGTAGACAAAATTATCGAAGAAGAACACAAACGGTATGGACACGCTGGGGTTCAGTTCTTGGTAgcaaaattgagagaaaaattcTGGATAGTTAAAACCAGGTTGGCTGTAAAACGAATTACTAGTAAGTGCGTCGTCTGCAAACGATTTAATCAGCAACCTGCTACAGTGCCAATATCTCCATTACCGGAGAATCGTGTGAAAGACGCAAAAGCATTTGAAGTATCTGGTATCGATTTGGCGGGGCCGTTGTTCTTAAAAAACGGATCTAAAGTATGGATCGTAATTTTCACATGTGGAGTCTACAGAGCAGCTCACATGGAGACTGTCGACAGCATCAATACCGAGGAATTCATATTGGCAGTGTCTCGATTTATATCCAGAAGAGGACGAGTGGCTGTCATTTATACAGACAACGGcacaaatttcgtaaaagcaGCAAGATTATTTGGCAAACTGGACTGGAACAAAATTCAAGCCACATTTCATGTTCATCGAATACAATGGATATTTATTCCTCCAGCGTCTCCTTGGTGGGGAGGATTCTGGGAAAGGTTAATTCGATCGCTGAAGgaatatttacgaaaaattctGGGTCAAAGCAAACTTAACAAAGTACAACTCGATACAACCTTGGCATTTGTAGAATCGCTACTGAACAACCGACCCTTAACATATGTGAGTGAAGACCAAGATGACTTGACACCACTCACACCAGCTGCGTTCATCCAAGATATCAGTCAGACTGAGTTTCCGGAATTCAAGGTGTTAAAAGATCATGAGTTCCGACAAAAGTACAAGGACCTGGTTACACTAAAGGAGGAGTTACGATCACGTTTTCGTTCGGAATATTTAGGACAACTGGTTCAAAGATCGAAACCAGTGGATAACATTCAATTGGATGTCGGTGACATGGTTTTCGTGGTAGATGATAAAAGGAAGAGATTAGAGTGGAGCCTGGCTAAAATACTTGAAGTATTTCCTGGAAAGGACCAAAACTCACGAGTGGCACGTATACAAACAGCTAACGGAGAACTTACACGGTCATTTCAACGATTGGTACCATTAGAAGTAAAATCAAGCGAGACCCAATTTTTCGATAAGCCAGAGGCTATAAAAAGAGCTAAACTGCAGAAACAGGACAcgtcgaggccaataaaattcaaaaaatcggCTATCATCAGGGATGAAAAGGAAATTATCACGAAATCAGGCAGAAAGGTCAAAGTACCTCTACGGTTtcgtttcaattaaattttggacTTCGTCTAAGTAGCCATAAGATCTTTTGGAAtgaataatcaaaattttttgtcagtttcAAAATAACACTTTACGATGGCGGACGCAAAAACCCCACCTTGGGCGAAACGTTTGGAAAGGAAAATCGATCAATTGATTAACCATCAAGGACAAGAGGAAAAATGTTACTACCATACGAAATACGGTGCTGCTGCGCAAAGGAAATGTGATCCACCGTGTCGTTTTGcaacaaaattaatggaaaacgAGAAACAAGTCGAAACGGTTATGTCACTTTCACCAGTTGTGGAATCAATCCTTTCTTATATGAAGCCAGTAAAGTGCATCTCACCTATACGAACAAATGGAATGGTACGGCAGTTGGAGGAAGATATTGTACCAATGAAACgaaacaagaagaagaaaaactgaaatggTGGGAGAATGTAATAATCACTgtgaatttcacttttactttTGTTCTGATCTAagaaactttgattttttcaattgaatttattattgttaAGTAGCCCtagattttctttcgtttaggGTATAAATAAGATTGTTTTCTTGAAGGGTCtttcataataaaatatcACTCGACTGAGCAACATCTCTAGAGTATTATTTAGTCTTCTTgattcaacaaaatcaaaagacACGATTGGGAAGTAGGAGTACTTGGCTCAGCATAGTCATTACTCATAGTAGAAAATCGTAACCTGAAGGAGAGGCCACCAGTAAGAAATTGTACGGTTTCAACTTAAATCTACAGTTATAACACAAATGCTGAATTCAGCACAAACCTTCTGCAAAATAAAGAGTCGATACAAGGAACAACAGCCAGTCAAGGATGGTACTGATATAAGGGTGTTATAAATATTCCCATAACTGGTCGTCTGCTGTCACTTTGTATCAAACTATCAGGTTTATTTAGatcttcaaaaattctaagCTGAAAAGACCTGATCGTGAACATAAGgacaaaacatagctaacgccgacccgtacgaaatacctattcgtatcaaaagcctttagtgtgaaactctttatttctcttacttcatactcttctctactgaaaagctattcgtcctttaaaatcacttacattatccactctttgccttgttatcatatacaagtacttcgtacgggtctaaaaagcgAAGGAAGACAATATAAGGAAAATCGATAGATCGATTGGTCAGGAATTGGCAACGTTAAATGTGtcagaaaaattgttgatcgaggttcatttttaaaacgtcaaataagcaagcaaataagggacctaatacacgcttaaaaatgaactcaaatgaacactgacataaaactactagattattcgggtccctagtcaaatcaagcgctcctgcctactttactttactctgccgtgtgtAAATTCCTTACAGCTGCAATCCAGCGAACGAAgacgaaaatcaaagaaaaatagttattttttaTGCAATCGAGGTGCAAAGTAAGCGGACTTATAAAAGCCAGTACCTCAAGCTTACCCCGCTGACAAAAGCTTTGATTAAACGTAAAAGTGATGTCAGAAGACAGTACCAGCGTACTCGAAATGCGAACGCACTTTCCAACCACAGGGCGTTAACGAGACAAGTGAACTTTCAAGTAAAACTTCTTAGAAACAGAgcgttcaattcaaaattgcaatattttgatttcgcttccaaacaattttggaaattcaccaagttaataaaaaacaagaaaacgaACCTTCCTCCCCTTAAATCCGGTTCGAACGAGCTCATTTACACGAACAGTGAAAAAGCTCAACTGATTGCCCGGACGATTTACAAATCTCACATATTAACGCAACAGTTCAATCATCAGCCCACAACGACTCGAGTGAATCGATCTAACGCGAGAGTTAACAGTGCTAGCCCTACTATTGAAAGTGTAACACCGCTCCTTACCACTCCTTCAGAAGTGAGAACGTTGATCAAGAaacttaaaaacagaaaagcaCCTGGTGAGGATCGTGTTCAGAATTTTGTTCTTAAACGACTCCCGCACAGAGCTATAGTGGTGGTTGTAAGGATAATAAATGCTTGCCTTCTGCGGTCCTATTTTCCTACTGATTGGAAAATCGCAAAAATTATTGCAATTCAAAAACAAGGAAAAGATCCAATAAATCCAACTAGTTACAGACCTATAAGTTTACTAAGTTTTCTTGGTAAACTGCTTGAGAGAGTATTGTTAAAAAGGATCAACATGCATATTGACAACCATAAGCTTATCCCGGATTACCAATTTGGATTTAGACGATGTCATTCTACGACACATCAACTCTATAGAGTGACAAAACTAATCAGAAACGATTTTCGAAGGCTAAAGTCGACTGGAATGATTACCATCGATATAGAAAAAGCGTATGACACTACGTGGCATGATGGActaatacacaaaatgttgaaatccCGATTTCCACTTCCGATAATCAAAATTGTCAAATCGTTTCTTTCAGACCGCTACTATTTTGTCCAAATTTTTGGTGAAagttcagaaaaattcttaaTACCGGCTGGACTTCCACAAGGAAGCACAATGAGCCCTAGTCTCTATAACTTTTTCACATCAGATTTGAAAACACCAAAAAACACGACTCTCGCTCAGTTCGCTGACGACACTAACATAATGGTTTCACACACACGCGCTACGCCGATTATtaatattttggaaaattccTTTGACAAGATATGTCAATATTACTTCAAGTGGAAAATCAAGATCAATGAGAGTAAATCAAAAGCTATACTTTTTACCAGAAGACGCGCTAAACGCTTCCTACCCCATCGTCAACTTCAGATTAATAACCACATAGTTACATGGTCCAAATCCGTCAAATATTTAGGAATGGAACTCGATAAAACGCTCACTTTTTCAGAGCATGTTAATAATACCAGATTAAAAGCTCttaaatatattaaaattctGTATCCTTTTATCAATAGGAAATCAAAACTGAGTTTCAAAAACAAGCTTTTactttacaaaaatgtttttcaccCTGTCATGTTGTATGCTTCACCAGTTTGGGGCACTTGTGCAAAAACACATATACAAAAACTTCAAaccacacaaaataaaattttgaagttaatCTTAAACAAACCATACTATTACAAAACCACTAAATTACATTCGAAACTCAATATGAAGTTTCTTCAAAcagcaaaaaacatttttaacttAATGCAATCAATCCGACAACCCTCTTATAACAAGTTTACTTGATTAAGAcaatcaaaaaaagaaaaaaaaagaaagaaaagaaattgaaggAACAAAGGTAAATCAATCAAGACGATTGAAATGCGCTAATAAAACATTAGCAATTtagtaaaaaatgaaaagccaAAAATCTCAATCAAAGACGATTAGagcaaatataaataaaaagcaACCGATGCTAAAGTCAAACGAACAAAGAAAAGAATCAACAATTTCGGAAATCTTCTAAATTCTAGTGTTTAGCCTGATAGTTACTCGAAGAGTTTTATAAGAGAAAAAAGACTAGATAaggtttttgtttcaaaagaattttccttACAACCACGTTTAAACATAATTTGAATTATATAAATGACATTACAACACAAACAAGAAACAAAGCTGTAAAACCACGATAGGTTCAACTcttaaattattataaattatattattatattcTGTACATTACAATATTGTTAATAATAAATGATGATGACTTTATTAAAGGGCCTATCTAGttgatattttagaatttaaaatagGCCGtttgtcataatacacatcgtgagcataataaagtactttgcattgAGTCAAATATAACATTTTATGCcccagaggcatctaaagtttgtaGTGGCATAAATAAATACTTTGAATCATAGTTGGAATGTCTGTTATTTGCTTTAATAAATCTCAAAAAAATGTCCTACATGTCCTGCGGTAGGACACTAAAATTTTAGTGGGACCACTGGTACTGGAGCTATGCTGATGCTGTATTACAttgattttgtaaattaatgaCTGTAATAAAGAAagagagaaagaaagaaagacaagcaaaaatgtacgatctattgaaattaacatttGAATCTGTAGTCAGAAGGatcaagtaatttttaccctcGACCGCTTGTTACTCAACTGGCGTTTTCTCTTATTTCTAAA harbors:
- the LOC119075084 gene encoding uncharacterized protein LOC119075084; this translates as MEQVTKARRVSRSNITKTCNKIETELKKDEPNRFQILALREDLIRFVDTIAAQDQKILDSLFNSNATEEEQDREAEECEAYRSRVTFILVMVGEYTKAMTDDHSEHRSVYTTVRESAEKPKRTYKLPKIEIKKFNGEILEWLSFWSQFEKIHQDKDLHDSDKFQYLAQAMVEGSRAKELVDSYPQTSDNYPKVIAALTDRFGKPKILKQVYVRELIKMIANNIRNKDRVGLSKLFDSLESHLRALESLGVTGEQTSEFLFPMVESILPEDILIAWQRSPNFGRSTLDPPKSELDFLMQFLQQEVESEEQRSLARTGFSPIYQKQEDNRSVKKVQSKVATAANLFIGENAVKCIFCDKPHLSQECMKAMAMSLKEKKELLGQKKACYKCLKIHRGFGCKTFVKCSGCFKPHFHLLCPDSPKNRSNEQTPSTSNNCNAVVESSKFSKDKQVLLKTIMVRIKSKNGYLKLRLLFDDGSQQSYIKTSIAIIANCAEKGSYFERNTLFGGIKTGIEERRIYQVKMESLSGNVKHTMEIPDKQKITGEIPKLPPGPWMDELKLKGIFINDMESSGEDIDVLIGADLATHLILDESITLQCGLRAVKTVFGWTIMGPIQAQTSLVISHSLTLVSNQINEMSIQGLWDLELMGIRDPAMLKTQEEKNAEVQMFFNETLHRNKDGRYIIALPWVDGHQQIPNNFEIARKRLINSTRKLNKDSKFEDYDKIFKQWQDEGIIEEVKISGELASAVGHFIPHHAVFKPESKTTPVRPVFDASCKTNRFPSLNECLMKGPNLIEMIPKAVFNFRQGKIGVISDIRKAFLMIEIQETDQKYLMFLWWEDESCTNLKAFVHKRVVFGINCSPFILAAVLNHHLDNVNTTDKQMAQKLKKSLYVDNSVTSVNSWKEYEKFKADCTRILADAKMELRQWEHTEIDNGDTELCSSVLGLKWNRKEDTLSCSSLPSIPDKLTKRTLLAAINKVFDPLGFLSPAMVSPKLVLQSTWDKGIDWDEELPKEMFIQYQKWCKELNYLQEIKIPRHMYGAQYCKQTSEVQLHIFNDASQLAYATAIFVRIQTNDEVNVQLVQAKARITPIQKMTMTRLELMGCLIGVRLAKPILESFETTVTRFYWSDSTTALAWIKRNDEWGTFVGNRVKEIINETEVCNWFHVPGKDNPADLPSRGCSPKELLKSRWWEGPDWLRLHQQQWPNVEFTVDEEKVNAEKKKSSVKNPVSSMSIQITGDPWYAKRQSYIQNLRILAWIQRFKENCLAKKKNKPRRSGTLSMKEVFNSELLMIGLIQRETFPKDSNFIDGLRVDKNKENNLYFVLTKIMNRQDTGRFKQPLLLPHSHPVVDKIIEEEHKRYGHAGVQFLVAKLREKFWIVKTRLAVKRITSKCVVCKRFNQQPATVPISPLPENRVKDAKAFEVSGIDLAGPLFLKNGSKVWIVIFTCGVYRAAHMETVDSINTEEFILAVSRFISRRGRVAVIYTDNGTNFVKAARLFGKLDWNKIQATFHVHRIQWIFIPPASPWWGGFWERLIRSLKEYLRKILGQSKLNKVQLDTTLAFVESLLNNRPLTYVSEDQDDLTPLTPAAFIQDISQTEFPEFKVLKDHEFRQKYKDLVTLKEELRSRFRSEYLGQLVQRSKPVDNIQLDVGDMVFVVDDKRKRLEWSLAKILEVFPGKDQNSRVARIQTANGELTRSFQRLVPLEVKSSETQFFDKPEAIKRAKLQKQDTSRPIKFKKSAIIRDEKEIITKSGRKVKVPLRFRFN
- the LOC119075080 gene encoding farnesol dehydrogenase-like produces the protein MDKWKGKVAVVTGASSGIGAAVVKDLANMGVNVIGLARRHEMVEEISENLKNADGKVYARQCDISDMNSLKETFNWIGEQFSEIHILINNAGVSTYENILDPSDEMTRRINNVIDTNFTGLVHCTREAFKYMKDYGIIVNVASILDSIVPFPNPSSIYPAAKHAVRAFSEIIRQELVLNGNDKIRVSNLSPGLIKTNIGRAGGHKNPDGRYELMPYLQPEEVSNAVLYLLSTPYNVNISQITIKPVGERF